From the Merismopedia glauca CCAP 1448/3 genome, one window contains:
- a CDS encoding serine hydrolase encodes IRPVQPQPGTSRPTLVVDPEPTRRANHNPAKTKNTPPKWRRVSPLVYISRLAILGVGLGAIAGTLLASWNPNGRLAAKNPTSATKPTAAVVVANPQKLSAFGQEILPLETQIKTLAAKYPQLYPEVFLVDLDSGNYVNLAGDTAISAASTIKVPVLVALLQDVDAGKVRLNEELTLTSKVIGSGSGAIQYQKIGSKFTVLEVATKMIVISDNTATNMIIERLGGQEKLNSRFQSWGLTTTAIKNPLPDLEGTNTTSPKDLVEVMAMVNRGELVSMRSRDRMLGIMRQTVTNTLLPQGLGKGSTIAHKTGDIGSVVGDVGLIDMPSGKRYLAAVLVKRPHNNPKAQELIRQISRATYNHFIQANLKSEVSSSDSVVIPTVPSQPQTNSEID; translated from the coding sequence GATCAGACCTGTTCAGCCACAACCAGGGACATCCAGACCAACGCTAGTAGTTGACCCCGAACCAACTCGAAGGGCTAATCACAATCCTGCCAAAACCAAAAACACACCTCCCAAATGGCGGCGGGTTTCTCCTTTAGTTTATATCAGTAGGTTAGCGATTTTGGGCGTGGGATTGGGGGCGATCGCTGGGACTCTATTAGCTAGTTGGAACCCAAATGGGCGTTTAGCAGCCAAAAACCCAACTTCTGCGACTAAACCAACTGCCGCAGTGGTAGTGGCTAATCCTCAAAAACTATCTGCCTTTGGGCAAGAAATTTTACCTCTGGAAACCCAAATCAAAACTCTAGCGGCTAAATATCCCCAACTCTACCCAGAAGTGTTTTTAGTAGATTTAGATAGCGGTAATTATGTCAATTTAGCAGGCGATACCGCCATCTCAGCCGCAAGTACGATTAAAGTGCCAGTCTTAGTCGCCCTATTGCAAGATGTGGATGCGGGAAAAGTCCGCCTCAATGAAGAACTAACCCTAACTTCAAAGGTCATTGGTAGTGGTTCTGGAGCGATCCAATATCAAAAAATCGGCAGTAAATTTACCGTTTTGGAAGTAGCTACCAAAATGATCGTTATTAGTGACAATACAGCGACTAATATGATAATTGAACGGTTGGGGGGTCAAGAAAAATTAAACTCTCGTTTCCAAAGTTGGGGACTAACCACCACAGCTATTAAAAATCCTTTACCCGATCTAGAAGGAACAAATACTACCAGTCCCAAAGACTTAGTAGAGGTGATGGCAATGGTGAATCGGGGGGAATTAGTCTCAATGCGATCGCGCGATCGGATGTTGGGAATCATGCGCCAAACCGTCACCAATACCCTTCTACCTCAAGGATTGGGCAAGGGATCTACTATCGCTCACAAAACTGGTGATATCGGCTCTGTAGTGGGCGATGTGGGGCTAATTGATATGCCCAGTGGGAAACGTTATTTAGCTGCCGTTCTGGTCAAAAGACCGCACAACAATCCCAAAGCCCAAGAGTTGATTCGCCAAATTTCTCGTGCTACCTACAATCACTTTATTCAAGCTAACCTTAAATCTGAGGTATCTAGCTCAGATTCTGTAGTGATACCGACTGTTCCATCTCAGCCCCAGACTAATTCTGAGATTGACTGA